The Euphorbia lathyris chromosome 4, ddEupLath1.1, whole genome shotgun sequence genomic interval AAAACGAAATCACATTGTGTAGCAAAAGGTGGGAGAAAAAACAGAAGTAGAGAATTTGTTAGATTGATTCGGGTAGACTAAAATAGTTGTTGAGGaacataaaattattttaattaaagaattctgaaatttaattaattaaaaatattttttcaaaaatataatGTCTACACCAAACCAACCTGGATCAGTTGGGCGTACGGCGGTACGTGCGCATGTATAATGGTCAAGCATCATGTAAATACTTCCcctttaaaaaaaatggaatatCTTTTGGAGCACATCCATGACATTCTTTATATATAACCCTCAAAAGTGATATGTAAATAATGTGAGATGCTTTTACATTCctttaaaaataaagtttaagCTTTTCAGTGCTTAGTACAACAATCAGGGGCGTAGACAAGGGACATGGGGCCCGGGCCCCTCAGGCCGCCGGAACCACCTTAAACCCGGGTAGTTTCGGTCCCCTctgtctaaaaaaaaaataccggGGTGTTGAATTAGCCCCTCAAAACCCAACATGACCCATTACGTAttaggcttgtccaaaattcaaaattttaatattttgggcCTATTAGGTACTCcataaattcaaatttctaatttttctcGGCCGATTATGGctctctaaatctaaatttctaatttttttggtttgttatGATTCtccaaatccaaatttctaattttcttGGCCTGTTAAGCctcattaaatccaaattattaattttttttggcctggTAGGCCCtctgaaatcaaattttttatttttttacctgTTCAGCCCTccgtaaatccaaattttttttacatgttaggactattaaacgtaatctagcttaattttgagaaattgtacattaatatttaaaaattggtttttgactattcaaattataacacacatatatacaaaaaaaaaaaaaaaaaaatgagtaagttcgatttagcaaaaaaaaaaaaatttcttttgCATACGCACGGTAAAATCAGCCCCTCAAACCTagtaatcctgtattcgccactaACAATAATTGTTTTGAAATGTGAATTAACCTATTAGACACTTAACTTGATATATTACACATCTAAACTTGTGAATCTTAAACTCGAAAACACCCTTAATTGGCGAACTTTAAATGTGATAAAATATTTTGTAATATAAAAAGTGAGAAATCAGAAATAAGGTCTAAAATGAATAAGTTGATGTGTGCAGGATATGTTAAACTATAATGGCAGACAGCAAAACCTTGGGAATAATCCACAAAAATGTTAAATTGGTTAGTATCAGTtgtaattaaaacaaaatgagGAACATAACATATAAACctttccctttctctttctctttgtctgtgtatatataaaagataaaaaacacTCAGATTCTCCGGAAGAGTAAGTTGTCATTGTAACTGAATGTTTGATTACATTTCAGCTCTTTTTCCTTTCATTTTGAACATACATATATACCCATTAATCTTTTTATCATCTTTATCTTTTATCAAACATATATGAATGGATTCTAAAAGTGGGGATGAAACATCAGAAATGGAGAAAGGGAAAATGATGAGGAATAATATATTCGTGACATGGGAAAATATTAGTGTAACAGTTTCAGGCAGAAAACAGATTCTTCAACAACTCACTGGCTATGCTCAACCTGGAGAATTGCTTGCTATTATGGGTCCTTCTGGCTCTGGAAAGACTACTCTTCTTGACTCTTTGGCTGGTAAATGATcaatcttttcttttaattctaCGTTGGAAACGGTTTGCTGTCTGCTTTTGAAAAAAGAAAGTGATTTtctgtttttataaaaaactaCTTTTTATGGGTTAAAAGTCAAACAGGAAATCACTATggtttttgaagtgaaaagtaGATATTAGCGTGAAAATGAGCTATCAAACACCCCCTAATTAACATTGCTCATAGCCGCTCTTTGCTCGAGCCTTCTATACCGACACCACCCATGACCGAatcattatatttttctttatattgTTTCTTGGTATAAGCAATAAAAAGAAATTCATAAATTAAGAATGCACAAGAAAGGCAGCAAGTATAGGCTGCAGACAAATGACAGACAAGTTATTTTTGTTGTATTGTGGGATAAACAATTCCGAATATATATTCAGAAAACGAATCCCGTGACTATCAAGTGTGTTTTCACGAGATCTGAAACTAACTTCAATTCTTTTCATGCTTGTATTGTCTGCATTCCAGGAAGACTAGATTCCAGCACACAACAGACAGGccaagttttgattaatggtCGCAAACAGCCTTTGGCCTATGGTACTTCGGTATGCATTTATATACATATTCTCATTCAACTTGTTAGGATGAAAGccctttctttttcttgttaaTTAAAGGTCTAATCTTTTAATTTCACATATGGAATCATTGATTAATTATAATCATACACATTAAACACCTGTCCAGTGGGACCAATGTGAAACACGGTGGTCTGTTTCATCTAACTATACTTTTTGagataaaattagaggtttaagtcactttagaggttttgactaatCAAACCTCTCATTATGGTGTTTGGTGAAAACAGGTTTCAAAGAGATTATTGATTCCAAAAAGTTgattttgaaaaagctcattttatgatttttttcaaTAAGCTAATTGCTCTATCTCTTTTGAGGAACATTTTTACCcgtaattattataatttaattcCAAATAAAGATTTTATCATATCGTTAtatgtcattttacacaaatatcTATTggcaatcagctaagttttttttttttaaagtttgcACAATCAACTATTTAAATTAACTAGTTAAATTAGCTAACAAAAAGGTAACCAACTAACATCTATTTGCTAAACAGAACctatgaaatcacatttttttttttgaaataagatttatattgtcacgtccgtgtctaaatttctaaaatttatatatagctTTTGGGAGGAGGAaaataaggtttttttttttgtttcaaattAATTGTCACACGCAAATGAAATACCACACACTCGCAATCGATCTTCATACTGCTAGCTAGGTTACGAGTTTTGTGTGATTATAATTGATTGATAACTCGATGTTTTAACTTTAAAAAAAGATCTATGTAGTAGtaatgggtcaaatacatgaatatcataattaagtacaaaattacaactaactcatatcaccaaacttaattcttaatatttcattattctctatatattatgattttacaccataatttaaaaattttagactccaattcataaatcataaaccctaaaaaatatattatagacttctaatttataaattctaatccttaaaatttatcaaaaatactgattttattagtttgacataatccaaaattatgatttgacacagttgtaaatagtttttaaaatttatgtatAATTAATTTTCTTGTCAACGAATAATGTAGGCTTATGTGGGCCAAGATGATGTGATAACATGGACATTAACAGTAAGAGAAGCCATTTACTACTCGGCCCAACTGCAGCTACCAAATTCAATGTCATTAGcagaaaaaagagagagaacaGAGACAATCATAAAAGAAATGGGTTTACAAGAATCCATGGATACAAGAATTGGAGGTTGGGGGAAGAAAGGAATAAGCAGTGGCCAGAAGAGGAGAGTCAGCATTTGTATGGAGATTCTAACTAGACCTAAGCTTTTGTTTCTTGACGAACCTACAAGCGGACTTGACAGCGCAACTTCTTATCATGTCATGAAAAAGATTGCAAATCTTGGTAAGCAACATGAAATGACAATAGTTGCTTCAATTCATCAGCCTTCCGACCAAGTTTTTCAACTTTTTCACAATCTTTGCCTTCTTTCCTCCGGCCGAACTATATACTTTGGCCCTTCTATTGAAGCTAATAAGGTATCAATGCTTTTGATTGGATTGTGTTTTAAACTTAGGTTGGTTCTTTATTTGAATTCTTTTTTAATGGGTTGTAGTTTTTCGAAATGAATGGTTTTCCTTGCCCGAGTCATCAGATGCAATCCGATCATTATCTAACAACTATAAACACCGATTTTGAAGAGGTACGTGTTCAAACTAAAGTGACCATTTAACTAATATttgtgacattttaattttaatgagaaATTCTACTATGGTCCTAGTCCATTGGACCTTACCAATAAAAACGTGATAATTGTACACTTTCTTTTCTTACACCAATTATCTCCCAACGAGGTAGCATGATTCTCTTTTTTCATTAGTTTGGTCCATTGTACTCGGTCCACTATAGGAGTTCTCCACTTTAACCTACTAAAAGTATCAATATTTTGTTACTTGATTAGGACGTGGAACAAGGCTACGGTGGGAAGATAAATAGAGAGGATGTAATTAAGTTGCTTGTTAAATCATACAAGTCATCTGCCACGTGCAAACAAGTTCAAACTCAAATAACGGAAATTTGCGGAGAGGTGAGTTTGCAAATTTTGAGTTTTTTCATTCGCTTTTATCATAACTAAATTCGTCGAATATTTTTTGTAGGAGAGAgcagaattaaataaaaaaagacaAACTAACTTCATCAATCAGTGCCTTGTTCTCCTAGAAAGGTCTTTTGTGAATATGTATCGCGATCTTGGCTACTACTGGTTACGTCTTGCAATATATATTATGTTAGGTTTGGGTTTAGGCTCCGTTTTCTATAATATTGGTTTGAGTAACAGTTCAATCCAAGTAAGTCCTTTATTCGAACAAATTGAACTATTTTATTTAGAGATATCATATAAATTAATTCGTTCTTAATTTTTCCTTCTTGATATGGTTTTATTTAGGCGAGAGGATCACTACTTATGTTCATTGCTTCATTGTTAACCATAATGGCAATTGGAGGATTCCCTTCATTTGTGGAGGACATGAAGGTTTTCCAAAGGGAAAGATTGAACGGGCATTACAAGTCGGCTGCATTTGTTATAAGCAACACTATTTCTTCAACGCCCTTTTTGCTTCTAATATCTACAATACCAGGAGCAATCACTTACTATCTCGTCGGTCTACAACAACATACTTCACATTTCATCTACTTTGCATTGACATTATTCGCTTGTATGATGTTGGTTGAGAGTCTAATGCTCATCGTTGCGAGCATTGTTCCGAATTTTCTCATGGGATTGATAACTGGAGCAGGAATTCAAGGCCTAATGATGCTAAGCGGTGGATTTTTTCGATTACCGAACGATCTTCCATTGGTTTTCTGGAAATATCCTATGTATTATATTGCCTTCCATAAGTATGCATATCAAGGGCTTTATAAAAATGAGTTTGAAGGCCTAATATTTCCTAGTTTTGATGGTAGATCTCCTTATATAAATGGTGGAGAAATCTTGAAGAATTTATGGCAAGTTGAAATGGGTTATTCAAAGTGGATTGATCTTTCTATATTGTTTAGTATGGTGATTTTGTATAGgattttgttgtttattgtaCTTGATATTGCAGAAAAGATTAAGCCTGTACTTAGAGAGATTAAGTTTGTTTATCATAGACAAGAAAGTGActgtaaacaattttaattttaagtaatcATTGTTTAAATATCTTATAGTGCTAATTGCATATGTGGTGTATATATGCTAGTATAGTATATAGCTATTTGTAATacaatgacaaatacaaaatgtattcatttttcttttgttatattaaaaacattagaatttttaattaatattacaaTGTTATATTATAATATTAGTAACtaaaaaaaaggggaaaaaaggtttttaataaaaaaattgttgtCTATCAAGGTAATCCAATAAAACTGAGGATATAAGTTAACCATATTTCACAAGTAGcgttgtaatcgagccgagctttgacctgtTCAAGCTTGACTCGCTATAagattaacgagctcgagcctgagccgagcttgctataaaattaacgagctcgatcCCGAGTCgatctttggcttgctcaacaaGCTCGAACCGAgcttcgagcccaaaatcctctttggacttggtttattaagaaaattatttaaccatgaattgtttgtgagtaaatcggtaattatatttgtgaactTTACTCGTAagtaactctttaattgtgtacataaacaagctcacaagaaaagttcgtgaataaataaacaagatgcttacaaatagttcgtctattactcatttattatgtttgtgaacgaactcatctaatatccaatgaaataatattaagtttagatatttgtgaactaacacaaaactatatagttttttacaaaactaaaatttgttcataaatgttctaatcgaagctgctcacgagctttcgagccgagctttggcctgcttaAGCTCAGCTCGTTTaagaaccgagccagtaaatcgtgctcacgagcggctcgtttacaaatcgagtcgagtcgagccgagcttttatcgaaccgaccaccgagccgctcatgagcagctcaactcatttacagccctattcACAAGTTGTTACTAGTAAAGCTCGATATTTAGCTTCTATAGAGCTTCAAAGAAACCATTTGTTGTTTCTTACTTGTTAAGAAATTAACGcattacttaaaaaaaatactaaaaaccaATAACAGATCTTCTAGTGCTTCGTCGTGCCACACTTAGTGGCGTAATATCAGGTGCCACCCAACTGACGACAGAAGACACTTACTAACTGTACATCATTCTCACACATGAATTTCACATAtgctcattttcaatttcatattCGAGAAAGGTTGGGTTTTAATTTTACAGGTCCATATTCGCCAACTGGACGGACGGACATAATTCCAACACATTGAACAAATCGAAAAAACAAAGCCTTCCACGTAACCGAGCTTTTAGGAGTGTGATACGTCCCAAAtttatagtgtttttaggagtaatttagattgttttaattt includes:
- the LOC136227126 gene encoding ABC transporter G family member 1-like, which translates into the protein MDSKSGDETSEMEKGKMMRNNIFVTWENISVTVSGRKQILQQLTGYAQPGELLAIMGPSGSGKTTLLDSLAGRLDSSTQQTGQVLINGRKQPLAYGTSAYVGQDDVITWTLTVREAIYYSAQLQLPNSMSLAEKRERTETIIKEMGLQESMDTRIGGWGKKGISSGQKRRVSICMEILTRPKLLFLDEPTSGLDSATSYHVMKKIANLGKQHEMTIVASIHQPSDQVFQLFHNLCLLSSGRTIYFGPSIEANKFFEMNGFPCPSHQMQSDHYLTTINTDFEEDVEQGYGGKINREDVIKLLVKSYKSSATCKQVQTQITEICGEERAELNKKRQTNFINQCLVLLERSFVNMYRDLGYYWLRLAIYIMLGLGLGSVFYNIGLSNSSIQARGSLLMFIASLLTIMAIGGFPSFVEDMKVFQRERLNGHYKSAAFVISNTISSTPFLLLISTIPGAITYYLVGLQQHTSHFIYFALTLFACMMLVESLMLIVASIVPNFLMGLITGAGIQGLMMLSGGFFRLPNDLPLVFWKYPMYYIAFHKYAYQGLYKNEFEGLIFPSFDGRSPYINGGEILKNLWQVEMGYSKWIDLSILFSMVILYRILLFIVLDIAEKIKPVLREIKFVYHRQESDCKQF